In the Burkholderia multivorans ATCC BAA-247 genome, CAAGTGACGGGAAGACGACCCTTGCGCAGATTACTGCACAGGCGAATCCGGAATTGCAGGCGTGCATTATGTCGAATGCAAGCTCGGCACCGGCTGGTGATGTGCCGAGCATTACTTATCTGCAGACCGGGAAAGGGGGAAGCTGGAACATCACGGGACCGTTCACGAAATTCGATCAATCCGATGCGAACTATGTGCGAAACACAACAGCGGAAGCGATGGGGATGATTTCGACAAATGCCGGACGTGTATCATCGAATGCGGTGGCGGGGGCAGCTGTAACGCCTTGCTCCGCGGTTTGCGACGGGATCGCATTTGCAGGGACAGTGGTAGGAATTGTCGCAAATGCAATCGGACAATTAGTTAAGCCGGATACAGGGCAGTATCTATTTAACGGATTTACGGCCATCGTTTCAAACTATATTTCAGCGGCCAACCCCGCATTTACTCCGGCAATTAATGAGCTTGCAAGTCAAGTCAATGGTAGTGGTGTTGCTAAAGTCGGTCAAAATAAGTTGAATCGGATTGTCGGTACTGATTCGTCAAATGGGAAAAATGAAGATCGAATTTATTGAGGATGGAAATTTCACCTCGTGGTTCCGGTTCTTGCTCATCGCTGTAGGGGTAGCATTTGCTGCCATCGCTGTTGAGTGCGACATCCCCATTCTGTGGGCGCGAATTCTTTTGCTTTCTGGTTTCGCTATCGCGCTTGTCGGCGGTATGACGAGCCGTGCTAAATTGCTTCATATCAAGCCGTTTGGCAATAGCTACAAGAAGGCCCATAAAAGCTATGAAACAAAAAGCGACGAGGACCAGAAATTGTAGGGCGACGCTGGTCTTTGTCATGGCTCGCGCCGGAGCTTTTCCTGGGAAAGATTCGCTTTTTGGGGGGCGCGTCCACCCTCCCGATGGATCGATTTTCTTTCGCCCGCGAATGGTTGGAGCACTATGCTGGCCAGTGCGTCGGCAAGCAAGGTATCGATGTGCTGGTCAAGGGTCTATCGCAAGCCATCCTGGCGCGCGGCTACGTGACGACACGTGTGCTGCTGCCCGAACAGGACCTGTCGACTGGTGCCCTCAAGTTTTCACTGATTCCCGGCGTGATCCGCCATGTGCGCTTCGCCGACGAAAAGCTCCGCGGCACCTGGAAAACCGCCTTTCCGACTGGCGACGGCGAACTGCTGAATCTGCGCGACCTCGAACAGGGCCTCGAGCAGATGAAACGCGTGTCGAGCCAGGATGTGTCGATGCAGATCGTGCCGGCTGAGGTGCCCGGCGAAAGCGACATCGTGCTCGACGTAAAGCGCGGCAAGCCGTGGACCATCGTCGCGTCGATCGATAACTCCGGAACGCGTGCGACCGGGAAGCTGCAGGGCAATTTGTCGCTCGGGATCGATAACCCGCTGGGCCTGAACGAGGTCTTCAATATTGGCGTCAGCCAGGATCTCGAATTTGGCGACAAGCGCCTGGGCTCGCACGGCTGGAACGGCTTCTACTCGATTCCGTGGGGCTACTGGACCGCGACGCTGTCCGCGTACACGAATACCTACTACCAGCAAATCGCCGGCGTGAACCAAACATTCGTGGCGAGCGGCAATTCGAAGACGCTCGATTTCAAGCTGGCCCGAGTGCTCGCCCGTAGTCAGAATGGCGTGCTCGGTACGTACGTTCGCCTGTCGCGTCGTTTCGGACAAAGCTTCATCGAAGACACCGAGATTTCGCAGCAGCGCCGCAATAACACGACGATCGAGCTTGGGCTGACCGATCGCCACTACTTCGGTGGCGCTCAGTTCGATGGCTCGCTTGCATATCGTCAAGGTGTCGGTGGATTGGGTGCTCAGGAAGACACGTTGGCAGCGGGTGGTGGGCCGACCTATCGCTTCAAGATGGCCGTGCTGGATGCGAACCTGTCGGTGCCGTTCGCGATCGGCAAGCAGACGTTTCGCTATGTCGGCACGCTCCACGGCCAGTACACGGGCAACACACTCTATTACATCGACGACCTGACCATCGGTAGCCGCTACACCGTGCGCGGTTTCGACGGTGAAACGATGCTCGCCGCGGCGCGCGGATTCTATTGGCGCAACGAATTGCAGGCACCGATCGGCCAGACGGGGCAGGCACTTTATGCGGGACTCGACTATGGTCGAGTTTGGGGCCCGCAACCTGTTGCCCTCGTCGGTACGCAGTTGGCTGGAGCAGTGATCGGCCTAAAGGGCAGCGTGGGCACGCGACTCGGAACCTATGCGTACGATCTCTTCGCCGGTACGCCGGTTTACAAGCCGTCAGGTTTTCCGACGGCACGTGTGACGCTCGGTTTTCAGGTGACCGCTCAGTTCTGAAGACGATGACCTCAGGTACTGCTCCGACACGGAGACATCGCAAGCCCGGTGTTGCATATGCTCGTCTGGGTGAGATTGCCGCCAAACGGGCTGATGCTTCCGATGCTCGAATGGCGCGGGCTGAAATCCTAGTTTCAGTTCCGCTGTGAATCGGGCTATGACGTCACAGGCGTCCCTCGCGGGGTTTTCGTTTGTCCGCCCACACCGCCCTTACGGCAGCGTCCGCGCACCATCCGTGCTTGCCGTCACCTCCCGATAGAACGCATCGATCGCATTAACCATCTGTGACAACCCCGGCTGTTCCAGCGGATAGTGGGCGCTGCTCAACACGAGCGAGCGCACGCTCAAGCGCCGGCTGCAGGAAGAGGGCGCGTGCTTTCGCGACATTTCGAATGCGGTCCGCAAGGCGCGCGCGCAGGCGCTCGTTGCCGAGGGGCGGCTGTCGATCAAGGAGATTGCGCAGGAACTGGGGTTCAGCGACATGTCATCGTTCTCGCAGGCGTACAAGCGCTGGACGGGCGTGGCGCCGAGCATGTCGCGGCAAAGGGCGGCGGTTCGTAGCGCGGGTTTGTGGCGGCGCGGCACGGCCGTACACTGCAGCGCTGGACATCAGCGATCAGCGCAACGTTATCCAACGGAGCGATCGAACATGAAACTGCTGCTTGTCGGCGCGACCGGTCTGGTCGGACGCCACGTCCTCGATGCGGCGCTCGCCGATCCGCGCGTCGCGCGCATCGTCGTCATCGCGCGCCGTCCGTTGTCACCGCATCCGAAGCTGCAGGCGGTGACGGTCGACTTCGAGCAGCTGCCGGCCGACGCGGATTGGCGGCGTGCCGACGCCGTGATCTGCACGCTGGGCACGACGATGCGCATCGCCGGATCGCAAGCGGCATTCCGGCGCGTCGATCACGACTATCCGCTCGCGGTGGCCCGCCTCGCGCATCGGCACGGCACGCCGACCTACGTACTGAATTCCGCGCTCGGCGCGGATCCGGCGTCGCGCGTTTTCTACAGTCGCGTGAAGGGCGAAGTAGAGCGCTCGCTCGCGGACGTCGGTTTCGCGTCGCTGACGTACGTGCGTCCCGGGCTGATCGGCGGTAGCCGCGACGAGTTCCGGCTCGGGGAGCGCGCGTTGCAGTTCGCACTGAGGATCGCGGGCGCGCTGCTGCCGCCGAAGTGGCGCGTGAATCCCGCGCCGCGCATTGCACGCGCGCTGCTCGATGCCGCGCTCGACGCGCGGCCGGGCGTGCATGTCGTCGCGTCGGACCGGCTGATCTGAGCGGCGAACGAACGGTGGACGAACGATGAAGGGCGCCGCCGATCGTCGCCTGTCGATGACGATGCCGCCGCCTCCTTTCGGTTTCCATACGTCACCTTGCATCACGCTGCGACTCGCGTGCCGACCCATCTACACGCCTAAAAAAGCGGCGAAAGACGGGTATTTCCGGATATCGGACAAGTTGTATATACAAGATCATGCGCTGGCAATGCCTGCCCGCGTCGTGCCGCATGCGCGGCGCCGTGCTCGTCGCGCCCATCGCGCATGCATGGCGTCGCTCGGCGAGCCACGGCGCCGCGTCGAAGCGCCGCACCGACGGCTCGACACGTTCAGCGTCCCGTTCGAACCATTTGTCGTCCCGAGTCATCTGGAGATTTGCCCGTGTCAACGCATCCCACCGGAAACGCCGGCGGCTTGATCGAAGTCCGCTCGATCGATTTCATTCCCGACGCCGAACGTCACGGCGGTTTGCTGAGCCAGTTCACGTTGTGGCTGTCGGCGAACATGCAGATCACCGCGATCGTCACGGGCGCGCTCGCGGTCGTGCTCGGCGGCGACGTGTTCTGGTCGCTGATCGCGCTGCTGCTCGGGCAGCTGATCGGCGGCGCCGTGATGGCGCTGCACGGCGCGCAAGGTCCGCAACTCGGGCTGCCGCAAATGATCTCGAGCCGCGTCCAGTTCGGCGTGTACGGCGCGATGATCCCGATCGTGCTCGTGTGCCTGATGTACATCGGCTTTTCCGCGAGCGGGTCCGTGCTGGCGGGGCAGGCGGTCGCGCAGTTGCTGCACGTCGACGACGCGGCCGGCATCCTGCTGTTCGCGGCGGTGATCGTCGTGCTGACGGTGTGCGGCTATCGCGCGATCCACTTCGTCGGCCGGATCGCGAGCGTGATCGGCATCGTCGCGTTCGTCTACATGTTCGCTCAGCTGTTCGCGAACCACGACATCGGCGCGCTGCTCGCGAACCGGCATTTCACGCTCGCGAGCTTCCTGCTGTCGATGTCGCTGTCGGCATCGTGGCAGATCGCGTTCGGCCCGTACGTCGCCGACTACTCGCGCTATCTGCCGCGCTCGACGTCGTCGCTCGGCACGTTCTTCGCGGTGGGCCTCGGCTCCGTGATCGGCGCGCAGGCGGCCATGGTGTTCGGCGTGTTCGCGGCGGCGCTGGCCGGCAGCGGCTTCGCGCACCACGAAGTCGCGTACATCGTCGGCCTCGGTTCGACGGGCGCCGTGGCCGCGCTGCTGTATTTCAGCATCGCGTTCGGCAAGGTCACGGTGACGGCGCTCAACGCGTACGGCAGCTTCATGTCGATGGCGACGATCGTCAGCGGCTTTCGCGGCAAGGGCGCGGTGTCGTCGCGCAGCCGGCTGCTGTACATCTTCGGGATGATCTGCGTCTCGACGCTGATCGCGCTGGCCGGTCGCCATTCGTTCCTGAAGGAATTCACGGCCTTCATCCTGTTCCTGCTCGCGTTCTTCACGCCGTGGAGCGCGATCAATCTCGTCGACTACTACTGCTTCACGCGTTCGCGCTACGACGTGCCGGCGCTCTCCGACCCGGACGGCCGCTACGGCCGCTGGAACGCGATGGCGATCGCGATCTACGTGATCGGCATTCTCGTGCAGCTGCCCTTCATGTCGACGCACGTCTATACGGGCCCGCTCGTCGACGCGCTCGGCGGCACCGACATCTCGTGGATTCTCGGCCTCGTCGTGCCGGCCGTGCTGTATTACGTCGGCGCGCGCGGGTCGCGTCGCAGCATTCCCGAACGCCTGATCTTGCCGCTCGAGCGCGGCGAAGCGCAGCCCTGACGGCGCGCATCGGGCCGGCATGCGTCCGGCTTGGGCGCCTATAGCGCGCGCGTCGCGCCCGCGGCGCTATTTCCCGAGCCGCTGCGCGAGCGAATAGCGCTGCATGCAGCGCTCCATCGCCTCGAGAAACGCCAGCTCGGCCGCATTCATCTTGCGGTCGCGATGCCACAGCAGGAACACGTCGACGTCGACGAGCCCTTCGTCGGGCGGCAGCCGCCACAGCCGCTGCTGGGCGATGTCGTCGCGCACGATATGCTCGGGCAGGCAGCCGATGCCGTAGCCGGCGAAGATCAGCCGCCGCACTTCCTCGAGGCTCGGCGACGACGCGACGATGCGTCCGGTGAAGCCCTTCTGATCGCGAAATACCGTGAGGGGCGACAGGCTGTCGCCGATCTGGTCGCTCGTAAACGACACGAAGTTCTCGGCGAGCAGGTCTTCCATCCGCAACTGCGTCTGCCCGAACAGACGATGATGGCGACCGCAGTAGATCGCATAGCGCTGGCGCAGGAAGCAGCGCATCTCGAGCTTGTCGTGCGGCGTGCGGCACAGGCCGAGCCCGGCCGTCGCGGTCTTCTGCAGCAGCGACGACAGGATGTCCGACGAGCGCATCACTTCGATCTGCAGATCGACGCGCGGATACGCGCGATGGAAATCCGCGAGGAATTCGTCGTAGACGGGCGACTCGATGCGGCTCACGGTCAACAGCCGGATCGAGCCGGTGAGGTCGGCCGTGCTGTCGTCGAGCTCCGTTTCGAGGCGCGAGATGCCGCCGTAGATGTCGCTCGCGATCCGGTAGACGGCTTCGCCGGCCGGCGTCGGCGCGAAGTGCGCGCCGCGCCGCTCGATCAGCCGCCGCTCGAGCGTGTCCTCGAGCCGGCGCAACGCCTGGCTCACCGCGGGCTGCGTCACGTGCAGCCGCGCGGCCGCGCGACTCACGCTGCGCTCCTGCATGATCACCAGATAGGTACGCAACAGGTTCCAGTCGAGACGGTCGTTGAGGAAGGGAGCGAGATCGGCGCGCATCGGGTCTCCGGACGGCAGGTGTGCCGTGTATTAGCTGAATTTATACGCCGAATAATAACTTGAAATTTGACTAATGAATTGCGGCGGCCGATAAAGGAGGCGTGCCGCAGCGTGCGGCCCGAGGCCGCGACAGACGGTCGCCATCACCATATTGCGTGCCGTTGCCGAGCGGCCCGGCGCGCGACAGGAGCCCCGCATGACCCAGTCTCTTCCTTCCGCCCGTCAGCCGGGCCGCGCCGCGACGGCCGCGTTCATCGGCACGATGATCGAGTGGTACGACTTCTACATCTACGCGACCGCCGCTGCACTCGTGTTCGGCGAGCTGTACTTCCCGTCGCACGACCGCTTCGTCAGCACGATGGCGTCGTTCGCGACGTTCGCGGTCGGCTTTTTCGCACGCCCGCTCGGCGGCATCGTATTCGGCCATCTGGGCGATCGCATCGGCCGCAAGAAGGCGCTGATGACGACGCTGATGATGATGGGCGTCGCGACCGTCTGCGTCGGGTTGCTGCCCGACTACGCGACGGTCGGCATGCTCGCGCCGGTGCTGCTCGTCGTGCTGCGCATCGTGCAGGGCATCGCGGTCGGCGGCGAGTGGGGCGGCGCGGTGCTGATGGCGGGCGAACACGCGCCGCAGGGCCGCCGCACGTTCTTCGCGTCGTTCGCGCAGCTCGGCAGCCCGGCCGGCCTGATCCTGTCGCTGCTCGCGTTTCGCGCGGTCACGTCGATGGACAAGGCCGATTTCCTCGCATGGGGCTGGCGCCTGCCGTTTCTCGCAAGCGCGGTGCTGCTGATCGTCGGCATCCTGATCCGGCTCGGCGTGAACGAATCGCCCGAGTTCGCGCGCGTGAAGGAAGCGAACCGCACGGTGAAGCTGCCGGTGGCCGAAGTGTTCCGGTCCGCATGGGGGCTCGTGCTGCTCTGCATCGGCGCGAACACGATCGGGATCGCGGGCGTCTATTTCACGAACACGTTCATGATCGCGTACACCACGCAGTACGTCGGCGTGTCGCGGTCGCTGATTCTCGACAGCCTGTTCGCGGTCGCGATCATCCAGTTCGTCGGCCAGCCGATTTCCGCGTGGATTGCCGAGCGTATCGGCGGCGCGCGCTTCCTGAAGCTCGCGGCCGCGCTCGCGATGCTGTCGCCGTATCCGATGTTCATGCTCGTGCAGGGCGGCACGTCGGTGTCGCTCGTGACGGGCATCGCGATCGCGGTCGTCTGCATGTCGGGCTTCTATTCGGTGATCGCGGGCTTCGTCAGCGGCGTGTTTCCCGCGCACGTGCGCTATTCGGCGATCTCGCTCGCGTACCAGATCTGCGGCGCGCTCGCGGGCGGCCTGACGCCGCTCGTCGGCACGTGGCTCGCGCACCGCTTCGCGGGCCAGTGGTGGCCGCTCGCGGTGTTCTACACGTGCCTGTCCGGCATCTCGCTGCTCTGCATCGTCGCGCTCGATGCGCGCCGCGCGGCGCAGCCGGCCGGCGCCGAAGCGCTCGGCACGCACTGAGCACCGATTCACGGTTTTATCCGGAGTGCATATGAAAGACCTGTTGAAAATCGACGGCGACCGCCTGTGGCGCAGCCTGACGGACATGGCGCGCATCGGCGCGACACCTCGCGGCGGCGTGCGCCGGCTTGCGCTCACCGAAGACGACCGGCGCGGGCGTGACCTGTTCGCGCAGTGGTGCCGCGACGCGGGCATGACGGTCAGCGTCGACGAAGTCGGCAACCTGTTCGCGCGGCGCGACGGCGCAGACGCGCACGCGGCGCCGGTGCTGATCGGCAGCCATCTCGACACGCAGCCCGAAGGCGGGCGCTTCGACGGCGTGTACGGCGTGCTGGCCGCGCTCGAACTCGTGCGCACGCTGAACGATGCGCGCATCGCGACGAACAAGCCGCTCGAGATCGTGTCGTGGACGAACGAGGAGGGTGCACGCTTCGCGCCGGCGATGCTCGGCTCGGCCGTGTTCACCGGCGCGCTGCCGCTTGCCGACGCGCTCGCGACGCGCGATGCCGACGGCGTGTCGCTCGGCGATGCGCTCGACGCCTGCGGCTATCGCGGCACGCGGCGCACGGGCGGCGCGGTCGACGCCTATTTCGAAGCGCATATCGAGCAGGGGCCCGTGCTCGAGGCGAACGGCACGACGATCGGGATCGTGACCGGCGGGCAGGCGATTCGCTGGCTCGACGTGACGGTCACGGGTGTAGCCGCGCATGCGGGCACGACGCCGATGCCGTACCGTCGCGACGCCTATTTCGCGGCCGCGCAGATCGCGCTCGATCTGGAGCGGATCGTCGCCGGCTATGCGCCGCGCGGCCTCGCGACGATCGGCCAGATCGCCGTTCGCAACGCCTCGCGCAACACGATTGCGGGCGAGCTGACCTTTACCGTCGATCTGCGTCATCACGACGATGCCGAAGTCGATGCGATGGAGCGCGCGCTGCGCGATGCAGCGGCACGCGTGGCGGCCGCGCGCGGCGTGCAGGTGGCGATCGGGACTTGCTGGCGCAGCCCGGCGACGCCGTTCGATCGCGCGTGCGTCGAACTCGTCGCGCAGGCCGCGGACGCGTTCGGCTATCGCAGCGAGCGAATCGTCAGTGGCGCCGGACACGATGCGATCGTGCTCGCGCGCAGCGTGCCGACTGCGATGGTGTTCATTCCGTGCGTCGACGGCCTGTCGCACAACGAAGCCGAAGATGCGCTGCCGGACGACGTGACGCGCGGCACGAACGTGCTGCTTCACGCGGTGCTCACGCGGGCGGGCGTCGCGGCGCGTGTGGACACGGCAACAGCCGCGCCGCGCGTATGACGATGC is a window encoding:
- a CDS encoding NAD(P)H-binding protein, with product MKLLLVGATGLVGRHVLDAALADPRVARIVVIARRPLSPHPKLQAVTVDFEQLPADADWRRADAVICTLGTTMRIAGSQAAFRRVDHDYPLAVARLAHRHGTPTYVLNSALGADPASRVFYSRVKGEVERSLADVGFASLTYVRPGLIGGSRDEFRLGERALQFALRIAGALLPPKWRVNPAPRIARALLDAALDARPGVHVVASDRLI
- a CDS encoding purine-cytosine permease family protein, yielding MSTHPTGNAGGLIEVRSIDFIPDAERHGGLLSQFTLWLSANMQITAIVTGALAVVLGGDVFWSLIALLLGQLIGGAVMALHGAQGPQLGLPQMISSRVQFGVYGAMIPIVLVCLMYIGFSASGSVLAGQAVAQLLHVDDAAGILLFAAVIVVLTVCGYRAIHFVGRIASVIGIVAFVYMFAQLFANHDIGALLANRHFTLASFLLSMSLSASWQIAFGPYVADYSRYLPRSTSSLGTFFAVGLGSVIGAQAAMVFGVFAAALAGSGFAHHEVAYIVGLGSTGAVAALLYFSIAFGKVTVTALNAYGSFMSMATIVSGFRGKGAVSSRSRLLYIFGMICVSTLIALAGRHSFLKEFTAFILFLLAFFTPWSAINLVDYYCFTRSRYDVPALSDPDGRYGRWNAMAIAIYVIGILVQLPFMSTHVYTGPLVDALGGTDISWILGLVVPAVLYYVGARGSRRSIPERLILPLERGEAQP
- a CDS encoding LysR family transcriptional regulator codes for the protein MRADLAPFLNDRLDWNLLRTYLVIMQERSVSRAAARLHVTQPAVSQALRRLEDTLERRLIERRGAHFAPTPAGEAVYRIASDIYGGISRLETELDDSTADLTGSIRLLTVSRIESPVYDEFLADFHRAYPRVDLQIEVMRSSDILSSLLQKTATAGLGLCRTPHDKLEMRCFLRQRYAIYCGRHHRLFGQTQLRMEDLLAENFVSFTSDQIGDSLSPLTVFRDQKGFTGRIVASSPSLEEVRRLIFAGYGIGCLPEHIVRDDIAQQRLWRLPPDEGLVDVDVFLLWHRDRKMNAAELAFLEAMERCMQRYSLAQRLGK
- a CDS encoding MFS transporter, which translates into the protein MTQSLPSARQPGRAATAAFIGTMIEWYDFYIYATAAALVFGELYFPSHDRFVSTMASFATFAVGFFARPLGGIVFGHLGDRIGRKKALMTTLMMMGVATVCVGLLPDYATVGMLAPVLLVVLRIVQGIAVGGEWGGAVLMAGEHAPQGRRTFFASFAQLGSPAGLILSLLAFRAVTSMDKADFLAWGWRLPFLASAVLLIVGILIRLGVNESPEFARVKEANRTVKLPVAEVFRSAWGLVLLCIGANTIGIAGVYFTNTFMIAYTTQYVGVSRSLILDSLFAVAIIQFVGQPISAWIAERIGGARFLKLAAALAMLSPYPMFMLVQGGTSVSLVTGIAIAVVCMSGFYSVIAGFVSGVFPAHVRYSAISLAYQICGALAGGLTPLVGTWLAHRFAGQWWPLAVFYTCLSGISLLCIVALDARRAAQPAGAEALGTH
- a CDS encoding Zn-dependent hydrolase — translated: MKDLLKIDGDRLWRSLTDMARIGATPRGGVRRLALTEDDRRGRDLFAQWCRDAGMTVSVDEVGNLFARRDGADAHAAPVLIGSHLDTQPEGGRFDGVYGVLAALELVRTLNDARIATNKPLEIVSWTNEEGARFAPAMLGSAVFTGALPLADALATRDADGVSLGDALDACGYRGTRRTGGAVDAYFEAHIEQGPVLEANGTTIGIVTGGQAIRWLDVTVTGVAAHAGTTPMPYRRDAYFAAAQIALDLERIVAGYAPRGLATIGQIAVRNASRNTIAGELTFTVDLRHHDDAEVDAMERALRDAAARVAAARGVQVAIGTCWRSPATPFDRACVELVAQAADAFGYRSERIVSGAGHDAIVLARSVPTAMVFIPCVDGLSHNEAEDALPDDVTRGTNVLLHAVLTRAGVAARVDTATAAPRV